The Pseudomonadota bacterium genomic interval AGACCTGACGCCGTTGCCGGACGAGGATCTGCGGGACGGAGCCGCCCTGCGGCTTTCGCTGGGGGCCGGTGTTTCATGGCGCTCGCCGTTTGGCCCCTTGCGTGTTGATCTGGGTTTTCCGGTGATCAAGCAGGACTATGATGAAACAGAAGTGTTCCGTTTCAGCTTTGGTACAAGATTCTAGCAGCCTTTCAGGGGATGGGGAAAAATGAAAAAAATACTGTGGTGTGTTGCCGTACTGTCTGCTCTTGCCTTTTCGTCTACAGCCATGGCTGTCGAAGGAAAACCTCCTGTGGTCGGGGTGGTTGACGTGCAGGCTGTCCTGCAGAAGTCGGCTGTGGCCAAAAGCATCAGGGCCCAGATTGATGAAAAGCTGAAATCCTATCAGGCAGATGTCTCCGCGCGCGAGGCCGAGCTGAAAAAAGCCGAGCAGGAGCTGATGAAACAGCGATCGATCCTCAAGCCGGAAGATGCCAACAAGCAGAGAGCCGACCTGCAGAAAAAATTCATGGCAGTCCAGAAAGAGGTCAATTCCAAAAAGACCTCTCTCGACGCCGGTTTCAGCAAAGCCATGACAACCGTCATGGAAAACCTGCGCAAGGTTGTGTCCGGCATTGCGGGCGAGCGGGGTATCAATCTGGTCCTGACCCGCCAGCAGGTTGTCTATGCCGATGATGCCATGGACCTGACGGACGAGGTTCTGAAAAGACTGAACAGCCAGCTGTCTTCCATCAAGGTGGATTTTTCTGCTCCGAAGCCGGCGGCTTCCAGCACGGGCGGGTAAATGGCTGATCCGCGTTTCTTCCGCGTTTCGGGTCCGTTTACCCTTGGCCATCTGGCCGGTGTTGCCGGGGCTTCCCTGGTCCGGCCTGCAGATGCAGACCTGATGATTTATGATGTGTCCCCCCTGGCGCAGGCCGGGGCGGGTCACATCAGTTTTCTGGACAACAGAAAATATGTGGCGGATTTTCGCAGCAGCAGGGCTGCAGCCTGTCTGGT includes:
- a CDS encoding OmpH family outer membrane protein; this translates as MKKILWCVAVLSALAFSSTAMAVEGKPPVVGVVDVQAVLQKSAVAKSIRAQIDEKLKSYQADVSAREAELKKAEQELMKQRSILKPEDANKQRADLQKKFMAVQKEVNSKKTSLDAGFSKAMTTVMENLRKVVSGIAGERGINLVLTRQQVVYADDAMDLTDEVLKRLNSQLSSIKVDFSAPKPAASSTGG